ACTTCAGCCCATGTATCGATATCACGACGGGTATAACCCACAACCGTTTGCTTTCCAGTGGTACCTGAAGAAGCATGGATTCTCACAATTTCACTCAATGGCACTGCAAACAGACCATACGGATAAGTATCTCTTAAGTCTTGTTTATAGGTAAATGGAAGCTTTTTTAGATCCTCAACTGATCTGATGTCCGAAGGCTCCAATCCTATTTTCTGCATTTTTTCTCTGTAAAAAGGAACATTATGATATATCCTTTTCACTGTGTCTATAAGCCTGTCGTACTGCACTTTTGATAGCTCATCCCTATCCATGCACTCATATGTCTTATTCCAGAATGCCATACAAAACACCACCATCCTTATTACTATCTCAAATGTTTATACCTAAATATTTTAATATCACTGACATAAATACAGATAGTGAGGAAAGAATACAGAGTGTTGATGTGTCCGTTACTCCGTCCTCTTTACTTTTCACTTAAATTTAGCCTGCGTTATATCCTGCTTCAAATGCATTCATATTCACCTCTAAAAACTTCGCAGGAACAGTTTCTCTGATAGACTCAAGCCATGTATCCTTCTCTATTGCAGTACCTTTTGCCATCAATCCCAGGAGTACTATATTTACAGCTTTTATATTTCCGCACTTTTTTGCTATATCTAGAGCATCTATTGAAATAACATTTTTGTAGCTGGCTTTCAGCTTATCAATGATATTTTCAGGGTAAGAAGCCTTTCCCATAATAACAGGCATTGGATTTATTGTCTGCTCGCTGACTATGAGCTTTCCGTCTTCTTTTAAATACTCGACCCACCTAAGTGATTCTAGCTGTTCAAAGCCAAGAATCACATCAGCTTCGCCCTGCTCTATCAAAGGAGAGTTTACTTTTTTGCCTATTTTCACATAAGTAACAACGCTTCCCCCTCTTTGTGACATACCATGCACTTCTGATACTTTAACATCATAGGATTTTTTAAGAGCAACATTTCCCAGTATTCTGCTGGCAAGCAGAGAACCCTGTCCGCCCACACCGACAATCATTATATTCAAATCACTCATTTTGAGCCACCTGCCTTTTCAAAAGCATCAAACGCACATACCTTGGTACATAGCCTGCATCCCACACAAAGAGCCTCATTTACTTCTATATGTCCGCCTTTATTCACTATTGCCGGACATCCGACAGTCATGCATTTTTTACACATTTTACATTTTTCAGAATTTATTTTTAATGAACCTTCAAATTTTACATTTTTAAGTAACGCACAGGGACGCTGAGATATTATAACCGAAGGCTCCTCTGTTTCTATTTCTTCTTTAACGACTTTCTCAAATTCTTTAATATCAAATGGATCAACTACTTTTACCCTTTCTATACCAACAGCATTTGAAAGCTTTACAAGGTCAACCTGCCTTGTAGGCTCACCTTTTATGGTAAATCCTGTAGTTGGGTTATGTTGATGACCTGTCATTCCTGTTATAGAATTATCGAGGATTATTACAGTAGAATTACCTTTATTGTATACTACATCGATTAAGCCGGTAATTCCTGAATGAATAAATGTGGAATCCCCTATAACTGCAACGGTCTTTTTTCCAAATTCCTTGCCACGGGCTTTTTCCATACCATGTGCAATACCTACGCTGGCTCCCATACATACACATGTATCCATGGCTTCAGACGGCGGTAATGCTCCAAGAGTATAACAGCCTATATCTCCGCTTACATTCAACTTTAATTTTTTCAGTACATAAAACATTCCTCTGTGAGGACATCCGGGACACATAACAGGAGGCCTTACCGGTACAATATCATTTATTTTAGATTTTGTTTCCTCCTTTAATCCAAGCAAGCATTCACGAATAATCTTTGCGCTCAATTCACCTGTTACAGGCAATTTGTCCTTACCTGTAACTTTTATGCCCATTTTCCTTATTTGATCTTCTATAAATGGTTCCAATTCCTCAACTACAAAAAGTTCCTCAACCTCTGAAGCAAACTGCGCTATTAATTTATCAGGCAGTGGATATGCCATACCTATCTTTAAAAATGATGCATCAGCAAATACCTCTTTGGCATATTGATAAGCTACTCCACTTGTGATAACACCTGTCTTTTTGCTTTTCCATTCTATCTTGTTTATATCTGAATTATTCGAATATTCCTTCAGCTCAGACATCCTTTTTTCTACTACCAGATGCCTTTTTCTTGCCATAGCAGGCATCATAACGTATTTGCTAAAATCCTTACTGTATTCCTTTAACTGATAATTAACCCTTTCGCCCTCTTCTACTATGCTCTGTGAGTGAGCTATTCTTGTAGATAATTTTACTATTACAGGGCAGTCAAATTCTTCGCTTATTTCAAACGCCTTTTTTACAAAGTCCTTGCATTCCTGGCTGTCTGATGGCTCTAGCATCGGAACTTTGGAAAATCTGGCATAAAATCTGCTGTCCTGCTCGTTCTGAGAACTGTGCATTCCAGGATCGTCAGCAACCATTATAACAAGCCCGCCGTTTATTCCTGAATAGGAAACAGTAAATAATGGGTCAGCTGCCACATTCAATCCAACGTGCTTCATCGAGCAAATACTCCTTGCACCTGCTATTGAAGACCCTATTGCAACTTCCAGAGCTACTTTTTCATTTGGAGACCATTCAGAATATATTTCATCATACTTTGCAATATTCTCTGTTATTTCCGTACTGGGTGTACCTGGGTATGCAGTAGCAATAGTAACACCTGCCTCATAAGCTCCCCTGGCAACAGCTTCGTTACCAAGCATCAACTTTTTCATTTACATTTCCTCCCCGATTATTAGGTTATTGATTTTCTGTTTCTTGATTTATCTCTGATGTGGAGATCTTCTTGTCCAGCTTTTCTAGTAATGTCCTGTTTTGTTTCTCAATATTGGCAACATATTTAGCTACCTTGACTAAAAAACATACAACCAAAATCATAAAAATAGGCTGTATTAAGTATGTGAAAATCATATAGTAGCTTAAGATTGAACCAAAAATACTAATATTGTCCATTTCACGTGACCGCCCTTAAAAATATTAATGTAAAATACTCAGTTTTCATTATTACAATTATAAGACATAAACATTTTAATGTAAATTAATTTATTGTAACCCTGAAAATCTATTTATTGGTTTATTTATTCCTTAAATCAATAACTCTTTTTGCCTTTCCGACAGAACGTTCTATAGACTTAGGCTCCACCAGCTTTACTTTTGCATCTATCTGTAATACCGTTTTTATCTTGTGTCTTATATTCTTTTCAATATTCTCCAGTTCGCTGAATTTCTCCAGCACTTTCCCATCAATAAGTTCTACCTGGACTTCTATATCGTCCATATAGCCCTTTTTGGTAACAATTATCTGATAATGAGGTCCTATGTGCTCCATCCCCACAAGTACGCTTTCTATCTGCGATGGAAAAACATTCACTCCCCTTATTATGAGCATATCGTCAGTTCTTCCGAGTACCTTGTTCATCCTTACACTTGTTCTGCCACATTTGCAGGTTTCAGGATTGAGTATGGTAATATCCTTTGTCCTGTACCTTAACATAGGAATTCCCTCTTTTGTAAGAGTTGTGAGAACCAGTTCACCTTTTTCACCATAGCCAAGAGTTTTTCCGGTATCCGATTCAATTATTTCAGGATAATACAAATCCTCATTAATATGCATTCCGCACTGATAGATACATTCACCGGAAACACCCGGGCCTACTATTTCGCTTAACCCATAGTTTTCAGTAGCAAGTATCCCCCACCTTTTTTCTATTTCAGCTCTCATTTCAGGAGTGTGTCCTTCTCCGCCAAACAGACCCAGTCTCAGTTTATGCATTCCCTTCTTTATTCCCATTTCCTCTGCGATTTCGGAAAGATACAGCACATATGAAGGAGTCCCAACAAGGATTGTCGAACCAAAATCCTGCATTAGCATCATTTGTCTTTCAGAATTACCGCTTGATGCAGGTACTACAGTAATGCCAACCTTTTCAAGACCATAATGCAGCCCAAAACCCCCTGTAAATAACCCATAGCCAAATACAACCTGTGCTATATCATCTTCACAACCACCTGCTGCAACTATCAATCTGGCAACTCCTTCAGACCAATCATCCATATCCTTTTTTGTATAGCCTACTACTATGGGTTTGCCTGTCGTACCTGATGACGCATGTAATCTTACTATTTTCTTCATCGGAACAGCAAAGAGACTGTACGGGTAATTATCCCTCAAATCATTCTTAGTTGTATAGGGTATTTTTTCTATATCGCTTAAGGTTTGAATATGTTCGGGCTTGAGACCGATTTCATCAAACTTATTTTTATAAAAAGGCACATTTTCATAAGCTCTTTTTACAACATCTCTTAGCCTTTCAAGCTGTAAAGCTTCCATATCCTTTCTATTCAGACATTCAGCTCCCTTGTTCCAGATCATAATAAAATCCTCCCATAAATAGTTTTCAAATAAACTAGAGTATTCCTGTTTTCAACAGCATAACGACAAAAGCAGAAGTAACAAGTGTAAGGAGCAGAGAGAAAACAAATGCTATACGTATGACCTTGTTCTCCTCTCCGAGTTTATCAATCGACGCAGCTGCATTCTGAAGCTTGGCAGGTGAAATAACACTGGCAAGTCCCCCACCAAAAGCAAGCCCGGCTGTTATTATCAGCATTCCGGTAATATTGAGGTTTAGCTCCTTGGATGTAGTAAGTGTATATTTAGCAAACATAGCGATGGTTGACGCTTCACTTCCTGTTATAAAGCCTCCAAATAGTCCTATAAACGATACAATAGCACTATATGCTCCCTTAAACACGTCTGCAGAAAAGTTTGCCAATACCTGTACCATACTGCTGTTTGCAAACTTGTTCTGTATCATATCAAATCCGGACATATTCATAAGTTCACCTATAGCAAAAAATACAGCTGCTGAAAAAACCGGTCTCGGTGCTCTCTTCCACCATACTTTCAAGGTGTCTTTGATCTGTACGGCAGATGGACGCAAGAACGGAATGGATAGGAGAATACTTACAAATATCCATGTATACGCATTCCACAAAGCTCTGGTAGCTATAGGTGATCCATCTGCAGTAAGTCCCTGGATAGGGAGTTTGTTAACATTGTAAAGATAATTGAATAATGGTTTAGGAACATTTAGTATAAGTATTACTGCAATCAGAATCAACCATGGCATCAATGCTCTCCATAGAGGAAACTTTTTCTCATATTCTATTTCTTCATCTGTCAGTCTACTCCTGTCTATTACCTTTTTACCCGTAACCAGCAAGTAAACTGCCATAGTTATAATTACTGCTATACCGCATAATACCCCGGTAAGAGTTACAAAATTGTCATACCTGTTGGTAAAGTAAGATACTATACCAATCACCAATCCGGTGATAAGACAAGGGAGCCAGCCTTCTTTTACAGCTTTTGCCCTGCCTACTATCCAAAGCATGCAGAAGCCTATCAGCGTCGAGACAACAGGAAGGAAAATAAAAAATATACTCCCTATGTCAGATAATGAAAGCTCACTGCCTTTTTGAATTATATTGTTTTTTACCAGAAAATCGTTTGCTATCCCGTGGAATACTACGATTGGCGCTCCAAGTAGAGCGTATGTGCATAATGAATCATACCCGATGGAGGGCAGTGCTATAGCAACATAAGTAGAATAACCCATTGCGATCAGAATGGGCGGCAAAAGTGAAACCGGAGTTGCACCTACAGCCACCATAAGGGTTCCAAATCCTATATTAATCATCATAATTTGCACAGCCTTGTTTTCACTGGCTATTGTCTTTATGAATATGATAACCCTCTTTAAGGCACCGGTCTTTTCCATGTACGCCATTTGTAATAATGAAGTTGCAACAATAAGAGAAACGGGAAACGATTTGATAAGTCCTGCTAAAGAAGATCTAAAAATTACTTCGAGGTTTGTCCTGAAAAATAAGAATGCTATTACGGAGATAATTAACCACCCAACAATACCGCTTATATCAGCCGGTTTTCTCCAAATAATGAGCATAAAAAGAATTACTGCTATTGGAAGCAGCGTTAATAATAGTGACCCCACTGACCACATGTTCTACCATCCTTCCAAACTTACAAATTACAATACCTACCATACTTCTACCTACCTGCAAGGCTAGTATAAGGAAATTGTTCTTTAATATTGTATAACATAGACAAAAAAAAATAAAGAAGTTTTTGTTTAGAAAAACTTCTTTATTCTCTTTGCTTTTCACTTTTTTGATATTTTTTTCAGTCATATAATTGTTGAAAAAATATCCCTACTTCAAAACCTCGACCATATTCTTTTCCAGAGTCTTCAGCTTAGCCCTCAGTTCATCTACCTCAAGATCGCTTTTGTCCTGCTTCAACTCATTCTTTAACAACTCTGCCAATTCATCAAATTCTTCCTTAAGAGTCTCCAGCATTTCAATAACTGCTAGCCTCTTGTAGCTGTGACTTGCTGTATGCTGCTTTTCACCGGCTTCTACTACTCTTGCAGCATTAATTATGTATGAATCGCCCTTTCCAGGTATTATAGTATCTATATTGAATCTTTCATTTATTGAGGCTGCAAAATCCATCATGCCATCCTCTTCACCATGCACAATAAAAATCTTCTTCGGTTTTCTGTTGAATTTCCCTATCCACTCCAGCAAGCCATCCCTGTCTGCGTGTCCCGAAAACCCCTCTATCATCTCTATTCTTGCATTTACAGAAATATCTTCACCAAAGAGTTTTACCTTTTTTGCCCCATCTACAAGTTTCCTTCCCAATGTACCGACTGCCTGATAGCCTACAAACAGTATAGTACACTCCTTTCTCCAAAGATTATGCTTCAGATGGTGTTTTATTCTTCCTGCTTCGCACATTCCACTTGCAGAAATGATAATAATACTGTCATCTCTCTCATTCAGCGCTCTTGACTCATCGGGAGTTTTGGTAAACTGCAGGCCGGCAAACTCGAGAGGGTTATCACCATTAGCAATATATGCCTTTGCCTCTTCATCATAACAATCCAGATTTCTTCTGAAGATTTCCGTTGCTGATATTGCTAAAGGGCTGTCGATAAAAACAGGCATACTGAGCAGTTTCTGGATTTTGGAATTATATTTGTCCCTTTGCTTATGCAGCTCATATATGATTTCCTGAGTCCTGCCTACCGCAAAAGAAGGGATTATTACATTTCCACCCTTATCAACTGTTTCATTTATTATGTCAACAAACCTCTCAACTTTATTTTTATTATCTGCATGGAGCCTGTTTCCGTATGTCGATTCTATGACAAGGTAATCAGCACTTTCTATGAGTGACGGATCTCTCAATATGGGTATATCTTTGTTGCCAAGGTCTCCGGAAAATACTATTTTGGACTCTTCCCCGTTTTCAGTTATCCATACTTCGATTATGGAAGAACCAAGTATGTGGCCTGCGTCATTAAACCGAAGCTTTACTTCATCATTCAGCTTTATGACTTCACTATATTCGACACTGCGGAAAAGCTTAATACAGTCAATCGCATCCTGATATGTATACAAAGGTTCTACCGGAGGCTTACCGGCTCTTTGTCGTTTCCTGTTAGTCCATTCATTTTCAAGTTCTTGTATATGACCGCAGTCAGGTAACATTATGCTGCACAACTCTGTTGTCGCTTTTGTTGTGACGATTTCGCCCTTGAATCCGTCAATATACAATTTAGGTATCCTGCCGCTATGATCGATATGGGAATGGGTGAGTAACAAATAATCAATTTCTGAAGGATTAAATGCAAAATCCTCTTCATTCAGCGCGACTTCCTTTGAATGACCTTGGAATAATCCACAATCGACAAGAAGCCTATAATTCTTTGTTTCCAAAAGATAACACGAACCTGTCACAGTTTTTGCTGCTCCCAGAAAGGATATTTTCATATAAGCACCTCACAATATTAGCGCTACTTTTCTGCGCAGAAGTAGGTATAGGTATTTGTTTATAATTCGACGCAAATTTGTATATTTCCTCTTTATTCATCTTTATATTTTTATCCTGTTTTTTAAGTACAAAATTCTTTTGTATCTATAGTAAATAATGTAAATAAAACAAATGTCCTTTTCTTATTTTATTGTTCCTTACACACTATTTTAGGAGGGTAAGTAATGAAAAAACTTGAAATTAAAGAATTCGGATTGATCAGTATTTTCAAAGTCTCAATATATATTATGGTAATTCCTATGGCCTTATTCATTCTTATAGGAATTATTATGTGTATTGCCGCTATTCTTCTAAAATCCGGACAATTTTTGTTCATTGGTGCTGTATATGCCATTCTGCCTGTAGTTGCTATTCCTTTTTATGGAGCAATATACATGCTTATCGGATTTATATATAATACTTTTTCGAAACGTTTCGGAGGCCTTGAGATCACAATTCAAGAGCGTGAGTAATAAATAAAAGGTCTATTGCAAAACAACAGACCTTTTATTTATTTAATCATAATATTGCTTGCGAAAGCAATTTTACAGCATTCTCCAGATCACTTACACTCACCATTTCCACCGGGCTATGCATATACCTGCAGGGTATGGATATTGCTCCAGAGGGTATACCTCCAGCTGTTAAGTGTATTGCCCCAGGGTCACTTCCTCCTGCTTCCAGTATTTCAAACTGATAAGGTATGTCTAGTTTTTTAGCAGAATTCTCCAATATTCTCCTGACCTCCGGGTGGCATATGACCGAGCTGTCCTTGATTTTGATAGCCGGGCCTCTTCCGCATTTTACTTCCATCGGTTTTGTTTCAGGCGTATCCCCTGTCAGAGTAACATCCACTGCTATAGCGATATCTGGCTTGATCTGATAAGCAGCAGTTCTGGCTCCTCTTAATCCCAACTCTTCCTGAACAGTAAACACAAAATACAGTTCATTTTCGGTTTCAGGGTGGTTTTTGACAGTTTCTACAAGTACTGCACACCCACTCCTGTTGTCAAGAGCTTTTGAGATTATCTTACCATTTTCGTTCACTGCATCTCCGATAAAGCAAGCGGTATCGCCTATTCGAATCTTCTTCTCCGTTTCATCTTTACTGCTTGTACCAATGTCTATATACATTCTTGATAGCTTTAAATCCTTCATTTCTTCGATTTTTTCCTCATAAAATACAGAACCGGTTGTTCCATTTTTAAATCTTACTTTCTGTCCAAGAGAGTAATAAGGTGAAACCCAGCCTATATTAGAAAAACGTATAAAGCCTTTTTCATCAATATAGGTGGCCATTATGCCTATCTCATCCATATGGGCTGCAAGCATTATCTTTTTACCCGTACCCTTCTTAACCGCTATAAGATTCCCAAGTGTGTCGGAATATATCTCATCTACCTTGTCCTTTATCTCGGTCTTGATAACCTCACTTATTTCTTCCTCATTTCCGGATACTCCAAATGCATTTGTAAATTTTCTGACCAGATCAAACATCTATATACCCTCCGTTCTTAATTGCTTCTATTTTACTCTGATCCTTACTAAATCCGTTTAGCACTTCCCGTGTCAGAGCAATACAGCTTTCAAAATCATTTTTATTCATTACAGATACGGGCGAATGTATATATCTGCATGGAACTGAAATCGTTGCTACCTTTACCCCTTTATGTACTTTTTGTATTTTGCCCGCGTCGTTTCCACCAGTAGTTGTCTGTTTGTACTGGACACTGATATTATTGGCTAAAGCAGTTTTATAGATAAAATCTACGAAGTTTTTTGCTGCGTATGATGTTCTATCCATGATGGTAAGGGCTGCTCCTTTGCCCAGAATAGTTGAATACTCGTACTTTTCTACCCCTGGTACATCAGAGCAGGTAGTACCCTCCAGTACAAGGGCTAAATCAGGGTTCACTGCATATGCTGCAGCCTCTGACCCTCTTAATCC
The sequence above is drawn from the Clostridia bacterium genome and encodes:
- a CDS encoding phenylacetate--CoA ligase, with translation MIWNKGAECLNRKDMEALQLERLRDVVKRAYENVPFYKNKFDEIGLKPEHIQTLSDIEKIPYTTKNDLRDNYPYSLFAVPMKKIVRLHASSGTTGKPIVVGYTKKDMDDWSEGVARLIVAAGGCEDDIAQVVFGYGLFTGGFGLHYGLEKVGITVVPASSGNSERQMMLMQDFGSTILVGTPSYVLYLSEIAEEMGIKKGMHKLRLGLFGGEGHTPEMRAEIEKRWGILATENYGLSEIVGPGVSGECIYQCGMHINEDLYYPEIIESDTGKTLGYGEKGELVLTTLTKEGIPMLRYRTKDITILNPETCKCGRTSVRMNKVLGRTDDMLIIRGVNVFPSQIESVLVGMEHIGPHYQIIVTKKGYMDDIEVQVELIDGKVLEKFSELENIEKNIRHKIKTVLQIDAKVKLVEPKSIERSVGKAKRVIDLRNK
- a CDS encoding indolepyruvate oxidoreductase subunit beta codes for the protein MSDLNIMIVGVGGQGSLLASRILGNVALKKSYDVKVSEVHGMSQRGGSVVTYVKIGKKVNSPLIEQGEADVILGFEQLESLRWVEYLKEDGKLIVSEQTINPMPVIMGKASYPENIIDKLKASYKNVISIDALDIAKKCGNIKAVNIVLLGLMAKGTAIEKDTWLESIRETVPAKFLEVNMNAFEAGYNAG
- a CDS encoding phenylacetate--CoA ligase; the protein is MAFWNKTYECMDRDELSKVQYDRLIDTVKRIYHNVPFYREKMQKIGLEPSDIRSVEDLKKLPFTYKQDLRDTYPYGLFAVPLSEIVRIHASSGTTGKQTVVGYTRRDIDTWAEV
- the iorA gene encoding indolepyruvate ferredoxin oxidoreductase subunit alpha, with product MKKLMLGNEAVARGAYEAGVTIATAYPGTPSTEITENIAKYDEIYSEWSPNEKVALEVAIGSSIAGARSICSMKHVGLNVAADPLFTVSYSGINGGLVIMVADDPGMHSSQNEQDSRFYARFSKVPMLEPSDSQECKDFVKKAFEISEEFDCPVIVKLSTRIAHSQSIVEEGERVNYQLKEYSKDFSKYVMMPAMARKRHLVVEKRMSELKEYSNNSDINKIEWKSKKTGVITSGVAYQYAKEVFADASFLKIGMAYPLPDKLIAQFASEVEELFVVEELEPFIEDQIRKMGIKVTGKDKLPVTGELSAKIIRECLLGLKEETKSKINDIVPVRPPVMCPGCPHRGMFYVLKKLKLNVSGDIGCYTLGALPPSEAMDTCVCMGASVGIAHGMEKARGKEFGKKTVAVIGDSTFIHSGITGLIDVVYNKGNSTVIILDNSITGMTGHQHNPTTGFTIKGEPTRQVDLVKLSNAVGIERVKVVDPFDIKEFEKVVKEEIETEEPSVIISQRPCALLKNVKFEGSLKINSEKCKMCKKCMTVGCPAIVNKGGHIEVNEALCVGCRLCTKVCAFDAFEKAGGSK
- a CDS encoding MBL fold metallo-hydrolase, with protein sequence MKISFLGAAKTVTGSCYLLETKNYRLLVDCGLFQGHSKEVALNEEDFAFNPSEIDYLLLTHSHIDHSGRIPKLYIDGFKGEIVTTKATTELCSIMLPDCGHIQELENEWTNRKRQRAGKPPVEPLYTYQDAIDCIKLFRSVEYSEVIKLNDEVKLRFNDAGHILGSSIIEVWITENGEESKIVFSGDLGNKDIPILRDPSLIESADYLVIESTYGNRLHADNKNKVERFVDIINETVDKGGNVIIPSFAVGRTQEIIYELHKQRDKYNSKIQKLLSMPVFIDSPLAISATEIFRRNLDCYDEEAKAYIANGDNPLEFAGLQFTKTPDESRALNERDDSIIIISASGMCEAGRIKHHLKHNLWRKECTILFVGYQAVGTLGRKLVDGAKKVKLFGEDISVNARIEMIEGFSGHADRDGLLEWIGKFNRKPKKIFIVHGEEDGMMDFAASINERFNIDTIIPGKGDSYIINAARVVEAGEKQHTASHSYKRLAVIEMLETLKEEFDELAELLKNELKQDKSDLEVDELRAKLKTLEKNMVEVLK
- a CDS encoding L-lactate permease, with product MWSVGSLLLTLLPIAVILFMLIIWRKPADISGIVGWLIISVIAFLFFRTNLEVIFRSSLAGLIKSFPVSLIVATSLLQMAYMEKTGALKRVIIFIKTIASENKAVQIMMINIGFGTLMVAVGATPVSLLPPILIAMGYSTYVAIALPSIGYDSLCTYALLGAPIVVFHGIANDFLVKNNIIQKGSELSLSDIGSIFFIFLPVVSTLIGFCMLWIVGRAKAVKEGWLPCLITGLVIGIVSYFTNRYDNFVTLTGVLCGIAVIITMAVYLLVTGKKVIDRSRLTDEEIEYEKKFPLWRALMPWLILIAVILILNVPKPLFNYLYNVNKLPIQGLTADGSPIATRALWNAYTWIFVSILLSIPFLRPSAVQIKDTLKVWWKRAPRPVFSAAVFFAIGELMNMSGFDMIQNKFANSSMVQVLANFSADVFKGAYSAIVSFIGLFGGFITGSEASTIAMFAKYTLTTSKELNLNITGMLIITAGLAFGGGLASVISPAKLQNAAASIDKLGEENKVIRIAFVFSLLLTLVTSAFVVMLLKTGIL
- a CDS encoding M42 family metallopeptidase, which translates into the protein MFDLVRKFTNAFGVSGNEEEISEVIKTEIKDKVDEIYSDTLGNLIAVKKGTGKKIMLAAHMDEIGIMATYIDEKGFIRFSNIGWVSPYYSLGQKVRFKNGTTGSVFYEEKIEEMKDLKLSRMYIDIGTSSKDETEKKIRIGDTACFIGDAVNENGKIISKALDNRSGCAVLVETVKNHPETENELYFVFTVQEELGLRGARTAAYQIKPDIAIAVDVTLTGDTPETKPMEVKCGRGPAIKIKDSSVICHPEVRRILENSAKKLDIPYQFEILEAGGSDPGAIHLTAGGIPSGAISIPCRYMHSPVEMVSVSDLENAVKLLSQAIL